One window of Enterobacter sp. RHBSTW-00175 genomic DNA carries:
- a CDS encoding amino acid permease: MSETTKRNTIGKFGLLSLTFAAVFSFNNVINNNIELGLTSAPMFFLATLFYFIPFCLIIAEFVSLNKNSEAGVYAWVKSSLGGRWAFITAYTYWFVNLFFFTSLLPRVIAYASYAFLGYEYILTPFATTVLSMVLFAFSTWVSTNGAKMLGPITSVTSTLMLLLTLSYILLAGAALMGGVQPADPITVDAMIPHFNWAFLGITTWIFMAAGGAESVAVYVNDVKGGSKSFVKVIILAGIFIGVLYSITSVLINVFISSKELKFTGGSVQVFHGLAVWFGLPEVLMNRFVGLVSFTAMFGSLLMWTATPVKIFFSEIPTGIFGPKTVALNQNGVPARAAWIQFLIVIPLMIIPTMGSNTAQELMNTVINMTAAASMLPPLFIMLAYLNLRRKLDHLPRDFKMGSRTTGMVVVSMLIVIFAIGFVASTFPTGGNILTIIFYNVGGIVLFLGFAWWKYSKYVKGLSKEQQEVEASPASNIT; this comes from the coding sequence ATGTCTGAAACAACCAAGCGCAATACCATCGGCAAATTCGGCCTGCTGTCGCTGACGTTTGCCGCCGTTTTTAGTTTTAACAACGTTATCAACAATAATATCGAACTGGGGCTCACCTCGGCTCCGATGTTCTTTTTAGCCACGCTGTTCTACTTCATTCCGTTTTGTTTAATCATCGCGGAGTTTGTGTCGCTGAATAAAAACTCCGAAGCCGGGGTGTATGCCTGGGTGAAAAGTTCGCTTGGCGGACGCTGGGCATTTATCACCGCCTACACCTACTGGTTTGTTAACCTGTTCTTTTTCACCTCATTATTACCGCGCGTTATCGCTTACGCCTCTTACGCCTTTCTGGGCTATGAGTACATTCTTACGCCGTTTGCCACCACGGTACTGAGCATGGTGCTCTTCGCCTTCTCAACCTGGGTATCCACTAACGGGGCGAAAATGCTGGGGCCTATTACCTCAGTGACCTCCACGCTGATGTTGTTGCTGACGCTCTCCTATATCCTGCTGGCCGGCGCGGCGCTGATGGGCGGCGTGCAGCCTGCCGATCCGATTACCGTCGATGCGATGATTCCCCATTTCAACTGGGCATTCCTCGGCATTACCACCTGGATCTTTATGGCCGCCGGGGGCGCTGAGTCCGTTGCGGTATACGTTAACGACGTGAAGGGCGGCTCAAAATCTTTCGTTAAGGTCATCATCCTGGCGGGGATCTTTATCGGCGTTCTGTACTCCATCACTTCTGTGCTGATTAACGTCTTTATCAGCAGCAAGGAGCTGAAATTTACCGGTGGTTCAGTGCAGGTATTTCACGGCCTGGCGGTCTGGTTTGGTCTGCCTGAAGTGCTGATGAACCGTTTTGTGGGCCTGGTCTCCTTTACGGCGATGTTTGGCTCGCTGCTGATGTGGACTGCCACGCCGGTAAAAATCTTCTTCTCTGAAATTCCAACCGGGATTTTTGGCCCGAAAACCGTGGCCCTGAACCAGAACGGCGTACCGGCTCGCGCGGCCTGGATACAGTTTCTGATTGTCATCCCGCTGATGATTATCCCGACTATGGGCTCGAATACCGCGCAGGAGCTGATGAACACCGTCATTAATATGACCGCCGCAGCCTCTATGCTGCCACCGCTGTTCATCATGCTGGCGTACCTGAACCTGCGGCGTAAGCTCGATCATCTGCCGCGCGATTTCAAAATGGGGTCACGTACCACGGGCATGGTGGTGGTGTCGATGCTGATTGTTATTTTCGCCATCGGCTTTGTTGCCTCAACCTTCCCGACCGGCGGCAATATTCTGACCATTATTTTCTATAACGTCGGCGGTATTGTTTTATTCCTCGGCTTTGCCTGGTGGAAATACAGTAAATACGTAAAGGGTTTATCAAAAGAACAACAAGAAGTTGAAGCATCACCCGCCTCAAATATTACCTGA
- the ebgA gene encoding beta-galactosidase subunit alpha yields the protein MNRWENIQITHENRLAPRAYFFSYDDVAQARTFAREASSHFLSLSGQWNFRFFTNPLLVPENFTSEYMADWGAITVPAMWQMEGHGHLQYTDEGFPFPVDVPWVPSDNPTGAYQRFFTLSDGWQNKQTLIKFDGVETYFEVYVNGRYIGFSKGSRLTAEFDISDAVVTGQNLLCVRVMQWADSTYIEDQDMWWTAGIFRDVYLVGKNQAHVQDFTVKTTFDENYQDATLACQLVLENLATQPVNVSLEYALYDGDVVLHQGATRSLALTHTAETGFSIAVKQPQQWSAESPYLYHLVITLKDEQGQTLEVIPQRIGFRDITVRNGLFYVNNHYLKLHGVNRHDNDHLKGRAVGMDRVERDIVLMKQHNINSVRTAHYPNDPRFYELCDIYGLFVMAETDVESHGFANVGDLSRITDDPVWEHVYVERIVRHIHAQKNHPSIIIWSLGNESGYGCNIRAMARAAKALDDTRLLHYEEDRDAEVVDIISTMYTRVPLMNLFGEFPHPKPRIICEYAHAMGNGPGGLTEYQNVFDRHDCIQGHYVWEWCDHGIQATDANGRTFYAYGGDFGDYPNNYNFCLDGLIYSDQTPGPGLREYKQVIAPVKLAWHNGALRVENRLWFTTLDDYSLHLEVRAEGETLHSQQLSLAGIAPNSTHTLAVTLPALDEREAFLTVHVRKNSRTLYSEAGHEIATYQFPLKARTANATPFIDRNATPLTFKEDRLSCTVTGHNFRVSFSKLTGKLSAWQVNGEEKLTREPKINFFKPMIDNHKQEYEGLWQPNHLHILQEHLRGFEVDTCDSEVVITTRTLIAPPVFDFGMRCTYRWRVAADGQINVELSGERYGDYPHIIPCIGVTLGINGVFDQVTWYGRGPGENYPDSQQASTIDLWHATVDEMFENYPFPQNNGNRQQVRWTSLANRQGSGVLVVPEQPIHFSAWHYTPENIHAAQHCNELQRSEDITLNLDHQLLGLGSNSWGSEVLDSWRVWFRPFSYGFTLLPLEGGQTASRVLAQHQFGAGFFSTNSHNEADQ from the coding sequence ATGAATCGCTGGGAAAATATTCAAATCACGCATGAGAACCGGCTTGCGCCGCGTGCGTACTTCTTTTCGTATGACGATGTTGCACAGGCGCGAACCTTTGCCCGCGAAGCCAGTAGCCACTTTTTGTCATTAAGCGGCCAGTGGAATTTTCGCTTTTTCACCAACCCGCTGCTGGTACCTGAAAACTTCACTTCTGAATATATGGCCGACTGGGGCGCTATCACCGTGCCAGCCATGTGGCAGATGGAAGGTCACGGCCACCTGCAATATACCGATGAAGGATTCCCCTTCCCGGTTGATGTGCCCTGGGTGCCCAGCGATAACCCCACCGGAGCCTATCAGCGCTTTTTCACCCTGTCTGACGGCTGGCAGAACAAACAGACCCTGATTAAGTTCGACGGCGTAGAAACCTATTTCGAGGTTTACGTTAATGGCCGTTATATCGGCTTTAGCAAAGGCAGCCGGCTAACCGCCGAGTTCGATATCAGCGATGCGGTGGTGACCGGGCAAAACCTGCTGTGCGTGCGCGTCATGCAGTGGGCAGACTCAACCTACATTGAAGATCAAGATATGTGGTGGACGGCGGGTATTTTCCGCGACGTCTATCTGGTCGGCAAAAATCAGGCCCACGTGCAGGACTTCACGGTCAAAACCACGTTTGATGAAAACTACCAGGATGCAACCCTCGCCTGCCAGCTTGTGCTGGAAAACCTGGCCACACAGCCGGTTAATGTGTCGCTGGAATATGCTCTCTATGACGGTGACGTGGTCTTGCACCAGGGCGCAACCCGCAGCCTTGCACTCACCCATACGGCGGAAACTGGATTTAGCATCGCAGTTAAGCAGCCGCAGCAGTGGTCAGCAGAATCACCGTACCTGTATCACCTGGTTATCACGCTAAAAGATGAACAGGGGCAGACGCTGGAAGTGATCCCTCAGCGCATTGGTTTTCGTGATATCACCGTGCGAAATGGCCTGTTCTACGTCAACAACCATTACCTGAAGCTGCACGGCGTCAACCGCCATGACAACGATCACCTCAAAGGCCGTGCCGTGGGGATGGATCGCGTCGAGCGCGATATCGTCCTGATGAAGCAACACAACATCAACTCGGTGCGAACTGCCCACTACCCGAACGATCCGCGCTTCTACGAGCTATGCGATATCTATGGCCTGTTTGTAATGGCAGAAACGGATGTTGAATCCCACGGTTTTGCCAACGTAGGCGATTTGAGCCGCATCACCGACGATCCGGTGTGGGAGCATGTTTACGTCGAGCGCATCGTACGCCACATCCACGCCCAGAAAAACCATCCGTCCATCATCATCTGGTCACTCGGCAACGAATCCGGCTACGGCTGTAATATCCGCGCGATGGCGCGTGCGGCGAAAGCACTGGACGATACCCGCCTGCTTCACTACGAAGAAGATCGCGATGCCGAAGTGGTGGATATTATTTCCACCATGTATACCCGCGTGCCGCTGATGAATCTGTTTGGCGAATTCCCGCACCCGAAACCCCGCATCATCTGCGAATACGCACATGCGATGGGGAATGGTCCTGGGGGGTTGACCGAATACCAGAACGTGTTCGATCGCCACGATTGTATTCAGGGGCACTATGTCTGGGAGTGGTGCGACCACGGTATTCAGGCAACCGATGCCAATGGCAGGACGTTCTACGCCTACGGCGGTGACTTCGGCGATTACCCGAACAACTACAATTTCTGCCTCGATGGGCTTATCTATTCAGATCAAACCCCGGGGCCGGGCCTTCGCGAGTACAAACAGGTTATCGCACCGGTGAAACTGGCATGGCACAACGGCGCGCTGCGGGTTGAAAACAGACTGTGGTTCACCACACTGGATGACTACAGCCTGCATCTCGAGGTGCGCGCAGAGGGAGAAACGCTGCACAGCCAGCAGCTGAGCCTGGCCGGGATTGCCCCGAACAGCACGCACACCCTGGCGGTCACCTTGCCGGCGCTGGATGAACGGGAAGCTTTTCTCACCGTTCACGTTCGCAAGAACAGCCGCACGCTTTACAGCGAGGCCGGGCATGAAATCGCTACCTACCAGTTCCCGCTAAAAGCGCGTACCGCCAACGCAACGCCATTTATCGACCGCAACGCCACCCCGCTGACGTTTAAAGAGGATCGTCTGAGCTGCACGGTTACCGGCCACAACTTCCGCGTGAGCTTCTCAAAACTGACCGGAAAGCTCAGCGCCTGGCAGGTAAACGGGGAAGAAAAACTGACCCGCGAACCGAAGATTAATTTCTTCAAGCCGATGATTGATAACCACAAACAAGAGTACGAAGGACTGTGGCAGCCCAACCATCTGCACATCTTACAGGAGCATCTTCGCGGCTTTGAGGTAGACACCTGCGACAGCGAGGTGGTGATAACTACCCGCACGTTGATTGCGCCGCCGGTGTTCGATTTTGGGATGCGCTGCACCTACCGCTGGCGGGTTGCGGCTGACGGGCAGATCAACGTCGAGCTGAGCGGGGAGCGCTACGGTGACTACCCGCACATTATTCCGTGCATCGGCGTCACCCTCGGCATCAACGGGGTATTCGACCAGGTAACCTGGTATGGCCGCGGGCCGGGCGAAAACTACCCGGACAGCCAGCAGGCCAGCACCATCGATCTGTGGCACGCCACGGTGGATGAGATGTTTGAAAATTATCCCTTCCCGCAGAACAACGGCAACCGACAGCAGGTGCGCTGGACATCCCTGGCGAACCGTCAGGGCAGCGGAGTGCTGGTGGTTCCCGAGCAGCCTATTCACTTTAGCGCGTGGCACTACACCCCGGAGAACATTCACGCGGCACAGCACTGCAATGAACTGCAACGTAGCGAAGACATCACCCTGAATCTTGACCACCAGCTGTTGGGGCTAGGCTCAAACTCCTGGGGCAGTGAAGTGCTGGACTCCTGGCGCGTCTGGTTCAGGCCGTTTAGCTACGGATTTACCCTGCTGCCGCTGGAGGGCGGGCAAACCGCGTCACGCGTCCTGGCGCAGCATCAGTTTGGCGCAGGTTTCTTTTCGACGAATTCGCACAACGAGGCAGACCAATGA
- the nudK gene encoding GDP-mannose pyrophosphatase NudK, protein MTLKIDVIKDKILSENYFVLRNITYDLTRKNGEVIRHKREVYDRGNGATILLYNREKQSVVLIRQFRVATWVNGNPDGRLIETCAGLLDDDEPEVCIRKEAIEETGFEVGKVKKVFELFMSPGGVTELVHFFIAEYSDAQRTHRGGGVDDEDIEVLEIPFSQALAMLRSGEIKDGKAVILLQYLQTTGLMNGSFER, encoded by the coding sequence ATGACCCTGAAAATAGACGTTATCAAAGACAAAATTCTTTCTGAAAATTACTTTGTCCTGCGTAACATTACTTATGATTTAACACGTAAAAACGGTGAGGTGATCCGTCACAAGCGTGAGGTCTACGATCGCGGTAACGGTGCGACCATCCTGCTGTATAACCGTGAAAAACAGAGCGTGGTGTTAATTCGCCAGTTCCGGGTTGCGACATGGGTAAACGGCAATCCGGACGGACGACTCATCGAAACCTGCGCGGGTCTGCTTGATGACGACGAACCAGAAGTCTGTATCCGCAAAGAAGCCATCGAAGAGACGGGCTTTGAAGTGGGCAAGGTGAAAAAAGTCTTTGAGTTATTTATGTCGCCAGGCGGCGTAACGGAATTAGTGCACTTCTTTATTGCGGAATATAGCGATGCACAGCGCACTCACCGGGGCGGCGGCGTGGATGACGAAGATATTGAAGTGCTGGAAATCCCTTTTTCTCAGGCATTAGCAATGCTGCGTTCAGGGGAGATCAAGGACGGTAAAGCGGTGATCTTATTGCAGTATTTGCAAACAACCGGGTTAATGAACGGTTCTTTCGAACGGTAG
- a CDS encoding DUF1176 domain-containing protein — protein MRYCVFILSLCCVLRAPLVWAAPAQQSFSDWQVTCNNQNFCVARNTGEHHGLVMTLSRSAGAKTDATLRIDLGGLDSPSVKEPDIAPRLLLDNAPLKLDPLHWQVTAWHLMTDDATTITAFLKSIQEGKALTLKGGRQIISLDGLKAALLFIDAQQKRVGSETAWIKKGGEPPLSVPPAPALKEVAVVNPTPTPLSHDELNDLLDYGSWRMNNSQCSLDPNRREVRVTALTDDKALLMISCEAGAYNTVDLAWLVSRKKPFAARSVRLRLPFTPSSDSSEMELMNASFDEKTRELSTLSLGRGIADCGIQTRWRFDGQHFRLVRYAEEPSCDNWHGPDAWPTLWITR, from the coding sequence ATGCGCTATTGCGTTTTTATTCTCTCGTTATGTTGCGTGCTACGTGCGCCTCTGGTGTGGGCTGCGCCTGCACAGCAGTCTTTCTCTGACTGGCAGGTAACCTGTAACAACCAAAACTTTTGCGTTGCACGCAATACCGGTGAACATCATGGGCTGGTGATGACGCTCAGCCGCAGTGCCGGTGCGAAAACAGACGCCACGCTGCGTATCGACCTGGGAGGGCTTGATTCCCCGTCGGTTAAAGAGCCTGACATCGCGCCGCGCCTTCTGCTGGATAACGCCCCGTTAAAGCTGGATCCACTGCACTGGCAGGTCACTGCGTGGCATTTAATGACGGATGACGCCACGACCATTACCGCCTTTTTGAAAAGCATTCAGGAAGGCAAAGCGCTGACCCTGAAAGGGGGAAGACAGATTATCTCCCTGGACGGGCTGAAGGCCGCTTTGCTGTTTATTGATGCCCAGCAAAAGCGCGTGGGCAGCGAAACCGCGTGGATTAAAAAAGGTGGCGAGCCGCCGTTGAGCGTGCCGCCTGCACCTGCCCTGAAAGAGGTGGCGGTCGTGAACCCCACGCCGACGCCGCTTTCCCATGATGAACTCAACGATCTGCTGGATTACGGCAGCTGGCGGATGAACAACAGCCAGTGCTCTCTTGATCCTAATCGCCGGGAAGTGCGGGTAACGGCATTAACCGACGACAAGGCGCTGTTGATGATCAGCTGTGAAGCTGGAGCCTACAACACCGTCGACCTGGCATGGCTGGTGTCACGTAAAAAGCCCTTTGCCGCCAGAAGCGTCAGGCTGCGACTGCCGTTTACGCCGTCGAGCGACAGCAGTGAAATGGAGCTGATGAATGCCAGCTTTGATGAGAAAACCCGGGAGCTGAGCACGCTGTCGTTAGGGCGGGGGATTGCGGATTGCGGCATTCAGACCCGCTGGCGTTTTGACGGCCAGCATTTTCGCCTGGTGCGGTATGCAGAAGAGCCAAGCTGCGATAACTGGCATGGGCCAGATGCCTGGCCCACGCTGTGGATCACGCGTTAA
- the ygjK gene encoding alpha-glucosidase, translating to MKISTCLTPLACVLALSFSAHAATADAFKNVINRTGAPAYMHDFDDDDHQRFNPFFDLGAWHGHLLPDGPQTQGGFPGVALLTEEYINFMATNFDRLTVWQNGKKVDFTLEAYSLPGALVQKLTAKDVQIEMTLRFASSRTSLLETRITSSTPLDLVWDGELLEKLEAKSGKPLSDKTIDGAFPDYQRQIVPTRDGLKVTFGKVRSTWDLLTSGSSEYQIHKSIATQTSVDGHRFISKAHISGSTTLYTTYSHLLNADEVKREQPQIRDILARPAVFMSASKTRWEEYLRKGLSNPNATLEQTRVAVKAIETLNGNWRSPGGAVRYNTVTPSVTGRWFSGNQTWPWDTWKQAFAMSHFNPDIAKENIRAVFSWQIKPDDPVRPQDAGFVPDLIAWNLSPERGGDGGNWNERNTKPSLAAWSVMEVYNVTHDKTWLAEMYPKLTAYHDWWLRNRDHNGNGVPEYGATRDKAHNTPGGEILFMVKKGQKEESLSGLDKYENVVNNGHYDSLEIPAQVAASWESGRDDAAVFGFIDKEQLDAYVKNGGKRSDWTVKFAENRSKEGTLLGYSLLQESVDQASYMYSDNHYLAQMATVLGKTQDATHYRQLADKLANYINTCMFDAASGFYYDIRIEDKPLANGCAGKPIVERGKGPEGWSPLFNGAATQQHADAVVKVMLDEKEFNTYVPLGTAALTNPAFGPDIYWRGRVWVDQFWFGLKGMERYGYRQQAQHLAQAFFTHAKGLTSDGPIQENYNPLTGAQQGAPNFSWSAAHLYMLYNDFFRKD from the coding sequence ATGAAAATATCGACCTGTCTGACCCCGCTTGCCTGCGTGCTCGCGTTGAGTTTCTCCGCTCACGCCGCCACGGCTGACGCGTTTAAAAATGTCATAAACCGTACCGGCGCGCCGGCATACATGCACGATTTCGATGATGACGACCACCAGCGTTTTAACCCCTTTTTCGATTTGGGTGCCTGGCATGGTCATCTGTTGCCGGACGGGCCGCAGACCCAGGGGGGATTTCCCGGCGTCGCGCTGCTCACCGAAGAGTACATCAATTTTATGGCGACCAATTTTGACCGCCTGACCGTCTGGCAAAACGGCAAGAAAGTGGACTTTACGCTTGAGGCTTACAGTCTCCCCGGCGCGCTGGTGCAAAAGCTCACCGCCAAAGACGTGCAGATTGAGATGACGCTGCGCTTCGCCTCTTCGCGTACCTCGCTGCTGGAAACCCGAATTACCAGCAGCACCCCACTCGACCTGGTGTGGGACGGCGAACTGCTGGAAAAACTGGAAGCCAAAAGTGGCAAGCCGCTCTCAGATAAAACCATCGACGGTGCGTTCCCGGATTATCAGCGCCAGATTGTCCCGACCCGCGATGGGCTGAAAGTCACCTTCGGCAAGGTGCGTTCAACCTGGGATCTGCTGACCTCCGGCAGTTCGGAATATCAGATCCATAAATCGATAGCCACACAGACCAGCGTGGATGGCCACCGCTTTATCAGCAAGGCACACATTTCCGGCAGCACCACGCTCTACACCACCTATTCCCATCTGCTGAATGCCGACGAAGTGAAACGTGAACAGCCGCAAATCCGCGATATTCTGGCGCGCCCCGCCGTCTTTATGAGCGCCTCAAAAACGCGCTGGGAAGAGTATCTGCGCAAAGGATTAAGCAATCCGAACGCCACGCTGGAGCAGACTCGTGTGGCGGTAAAAGCTATTGAAACCCTCAACGGCAACTGGCGCTCACCGGGCGGTGCAGTGCGCTACAACACGGTTACGCCGTCCGTGACCGGGCGCTGGTTTTCTGGCAACCAGACCTGGCCGTGGGATACCTGGAAGCAGGCCTTTGCCATGTCGCACTTCAACCCAGACATTGCCAAAGAGAACATCCGTGCGGTCTTCTCCTGGCAAATCAAACCCGACGATCCGGTACGCCCGCAGGACGCCGGTTTTGTGCCCGACCTTATTGCCTGGAACCTGAGCCCGGAACGCGGCGGCGATGGCGGTAACTGGAACGAACGCAACACCAAACCGAGCCTGGCGGCATGGTCAGTGATGGAGGTTTACAACGTCACTCACGACAAAACCTGGCTTGCCGAGATGTACCCAAAACTGACGGCGTATCATGACTGGTGGCTGCGTAACCGTGATCATAACGGCAACGGTGTGCCGGAATATGGCGCAACCAGGGACAAAGCCCATAACACGCCCGGCGGCGAGATACTGTTTATGGTCAAAAAAGGCCAGAAAGAAGAGTCGCTTTCAGGCCTCGATAAGTACGAAAACGTGGTCAACAACGGGCATTACGACAGCCTTGAAATTCCGGCGCAAGTGGCTGCGTCCTGGGAATCAGGACGCGATGACGCCGCCGTGTTCGGCTTTATTGATAAAGAACAGCTGGATGCGTACGTGAAAAACGGCGGGAAACGCAGCGACTGGACGGTGAAATTCGCAGAGAACCGCAGTAAAGAAGGGACACTGCTGGGCTATTCCCTGTTGCAGGAGTCGGTCGATCAAGCGAGCTATATGTACAGCGACAATCACTATCTGGCGCAAATGGCGACCGTACTTGGCAAAACCCAGGACGCAACTCACTATCGCCAGCTGGCAGATAAGCTCGCGAACTATATCAATACCTGCATGTTCGACGCCGCCAGCGGCTTTTACTATGACATTCGTATTGAAGACAAACCGTTGGCAAACGGCTGCGCGGGGAAACCTATCGTCGAGCGTGGTAAAGGGCCGGAAGGCTGGTCACCGCTGTTTAACGGCGCGGCAACGCAGCAACATGCTGATGCCGTAGTGAAAGTGATGCTGGATGAGAAGGAGTTCAATACTTATGTGCCGCTCGGGACTGCCGCACTGACAAACCCGGCATTCGGCCCGGATATTTACTGGCGTGGCCGCGTCTGGGTAGATCAGTTCTGGTTTGGTTTAAAAGGGATGGAGCGCTACGGTTATCGCCAGCAGGCGCAGCATCTGGCGCAGGCGTTCTTTACTCATGCGAAAGGGCTCACGTCAGACGGCCCGATTCAGGAAAACTACAATCCACTGACAGGGGCACAGCAAGGCGCACCTAACTTCTCGTGGAGCGCGGCGCATCTGTACATGCTGTATAACGACTTTTTCCGTAAAGATTAA
- a CDS encoding beta-galactosidase subunit beta yields the protein MIVLDSLEQFKQLYRTGRKWQRCVEAINNIDNIPAGVAHSIGDSLAYRVTRDTTTDALFVRHRRYFEVHYYLQGRQKIEYAPRQELQPVECYRDDTDREYLKGVGKTQQVHEGQLVICENHEAYRFISEEPVKKVVLNVTIEDGYFHNK from the coding sequence ATGATCGTTCTCGATAGCCTGGAACAGTTTAAGCAGCTTTATCGCACAGGCCGCAAATGGCAACGCTGCGTGGAAGCCATTAATAACATCGACAACATCCCGGCAGGCGTTGCCCACTCGATTGGGGATTCGCTGGCCTACCGTGTGACCCGCGATACCACCACGGACGCATTATTCGTAAGGCATCGCCGCTATTTCGAGGTGCATTACTACCTGCAAGGGAGACAAAAGATTGAGTATGCCCCCCGGCAGGAACTTCAGCCCGTTGAATGCTATCGCGACGACACTGACCGCGAGTATCTGAAAGGTGTCGGCAAGACCCAACAGGTGCACGAGGGACAACTCGTTATCTGTGAAAACCATGAAGCCTACCGCTTCATCAGTGAAGAGCCAGTAAAAAAAGTCGTCCTCAATGTGACCATTGAAGACGGTTACTTCCATAACAAATAA
- the ygjJ gene encoding protein YgjJ yields the protein MKIKANYAGALAALSFCCPSFAAEDARPAEHDDTKTPQISSPSYRFYGELGVGGYMDLEGKEKHKYSDGTYIEGGLEIKQGNWFGLIYGEGWTVQADSQGNAWVPDHSWGGFEGGLNRLYGGYKTDNDTEIMLSVRQDSSLDDLQWWGDFTPDMGYVIPNTRDIMYALKVQNRSGNLRYSVTATPAGHHDESKAWLHFGKYDRYDDKYTYPAMANGYIQYDIVKDVTWMNGLELTDGTGQLLLTGILSPNLAARAWHHTGRASGKDTSGTESGYMVSAMVEALKGVYLSTAYSYARHRPDNAADETTSFMQFGIWYEYGGGRFATAADSRFYMKNASGDPSDRVFLMQYFYW from the coding sequence ATGAAAATTAAAGCAAATTATGCTGGGGCACTCGCTGCCCTCTCTTTCTGCTGCCCGTCATTTGCCGCAGAGGACGCGCGACCGGCAGAGCACGATGACACGAAAACACCGCAGATAAGTTCTCCGTCATACCGTTTTTATGGCGAACTGGGTGTCGGCGGATATATGGATCTGGAAGGCAAGGAAAAACACAAATACAGCGACGGGACCTATATTGAGGGCGGTCTGGAAATAAAACAGGGCAATTGGTTTGGGCTGATTTACGGCGAAGGCTGGACGGTGCAGGCCGACAGCCAGGGCAATGCCTGGGTCCCCGATCACAGCTGGGGCGGTTTTGAAGGCGGGCTTAACCGTTTATACGGCGGTTATAAAACCGATAACGACACCGAAATCATGCTCAGCGTGCGGCAGGACTCCTCGCTTGATGACCTGCAATGGTGGGGCGACTTCACGCCGGACATGGGGTATGTGATCCCCAATACGCGCGACATCATGTACGCCCTCAAGGTGCAGAATCGTTCGGGTAACCTGCGCTACAGCGTGACCGCCACGCCTGCGGGGCACCATGACGAAAGCAAGGCCTGGCTGCATTTTGGCAAATACGATCGCTATGACGATAAGTACACCTACCCGGCAATGGCGAACGGCTATATCCAGTATGACATCGTTAAAGACGTCACCTGGATGAACGGACTGGAACTTACCGATGGCACCGGCCAGCTCTTGCTGACCGGCATTTTGTCCCCGAACCTGGCCGCTCGCGCCTGGCACCATACCGGGCGCGCCAGCGGCAAGGACACCTCCGGTACGGAATCGGGGTACATGGTCAGCGCCATGGTAGAGGCGCTTAAGGGTGTCTATCTCTCCACTGCCTACAGCTACGCCCGGCATCGCCCGGACAACGCGGCCGACGAAACTACGTCGTTTATGCAGTTTGGTATCTGGTACGAATACGGCGGCGGGCGCTTCGCCACCGCTGCCGATAGCCGCTTCTATATGAAAAATGCCTCAGGCGATCCGAGTGACCGGGTCTTCCTGATGCAATATTTCTACTGGTAA